The following are from one region of the Haloactinomyces albus genome:
- a CDS encoding DAK2 domain-containing protein: MLQVLDGAAVRQWAELSVTALAGDREAIDRINVYPVADNDTGTNLLQTMRSAVAAIEAGPETPESVLGALARGALTGARGNSGMLLSQMLRGLAEEPGGVSAMDGSMIRGALERAESRAIRAVAEPRAGTLLSVLHSAVQAAREAGTDLPTVVRAATEASVRALDETTRQLPVLQAAGVVDAGGRGLVVLLDMLHAVVRDGERLAAEQRLSLQGRSESAPVTSPGHESAYSYEVMYLLSGACSDDTVRLQETLSRLGDCVSVVGDGSVACAGSGIGADGESWVDGESWAVHVHCDDIGAAIESGIELGRVHGIRVTRFADQVPGAVSTPIPTDNPTDNPAGTAGTRAVVPRRAAGTGAVVLACARSEALAALFRSEGACVLMIDSHRAPGTDDMIAAIIATKAAHVLVLPNDEMLMPIAEEAAGRAVGDGREVVVVPSASPVQGLAALAVHDPDRRTAEDAVALAEAAAATRRGELIVTVRQALTWVGYCQPGDVLGLADGEVVLIGDNLVTAACELVDRMLTAGGELVTALVDDHAPDSLAEEFARHLHRAHPEVEFHCHRAGNLAAVLLLGVE, translated from the coding sequence GTGTTGCAGGTGCTGGATGGCGCGGCGGTCCGGCAGTGGGCCGAGCTCTCGGTGACGGCATTGGCCGGTGACCGGGAGGCCATCGACCGCATCAACGTCTACCCGGTGGCCGACAACGACACCGGTACGAATCTCCTGCAGACCATGCGTTCGGCCGTGGCCGCGATCGAGGCCGGGCCGGAGACGCCCGAGAGCGTTCTCGGAGCTCTCGCGAGGGGCGCCCTCACCGGGGCACGAGGGAACTCGGGAATGCTGCTGTCGCAGATGCTGCGGGGCCTTGCCGAGGAGCCCGGGGGAGTGTCGGCGATGGACGGGAGCATGATTCGCGGGGCTTTGGAGCGGGCCGAGTCACGGGCCATCCGGGCTGTGGCCGAACCTCGCGCGGGCACCTTGCTGTCGGTGCTGCACTCGGCCGTGCAAGCTGCGCGGGAGGCCGGGACGGACCTGCCCACCGTGGTGCGGGCGGCAACGGAGGCCTCGGTTCGTGCGTTGGACGAAACCACCCGGCAACTTCCCGTATTGCAGGCCGCGGGCGTGGTCGACGCCGGTGGCCGCGGGCTCGTGGTGCTGCTCGACATGCTGCATGCGGTGGTTCGCGATGGTGAGCGACTGGCTGCCGAACAGCGGTTGTCCCTGCAAGGACGGTCCGAGAGCGCCCCGGTGACGTCGCCGGGCCACGAGTCCGCTTACTCCTACGAAGTCATGTACCTGCTCTCGGGCGCGTGCTCGGACGACACCGTGCGGCTGCAGGAGACGCTGTCCCGTCTCGGCGACTGTGTCTCCGTTGTCGGTGATGGCTCGGTGGCCTGTGCCGGTTCGGGCATCGGTGCCGACGGTGAATCCTGGGTCGATGGTGAGTCCTGGGCGGTGCACGTGCACTGTGACGATATCGGTGCCGCCATCGAGTCGGGCATCGAACTCGGACGGGTGCACGGGATCCGGGTGACGCGCTTCGCCGACCAGGTGCCCGGGGCCGTCTCCACCCCGATTCCCACCGATAACCCCACCGATAATCCCGCCGGGACGGCCGGAACCCGGGCCGTCGTACCCCGCCGGGCCGCCGGAACCGGAGCAGTCGTACTCGCGTGTGCGCGCAGCGAGGCGCTCGCGGCCTTGTTTCGCTCCGAGGGGGCCTGCGTGCTCATGATCGACTCTCACCGTGCCCCCGGGACCGACGACATGATCGCGGCGATCATCGCGACGAAGGCGGCACACGTGCTGGTGCTGCCGAACGACGAGATGCTGATGCCGATTGCCGAGGAGGCTGCGGGGCGGGCGGTCGGCGACGGACGTGAGGTCGTGGTCGTGCCGAGTGCTTCTCCGGTGCAGGGGCTGGCTGCGCTGGCCGTACACGACCCGGATCGCAGAACGGCCGAGGATGCGGTGGCTCTGGCCGAGGCAGCGGCTGCGACCCGCCGGGGAGAGTTGATCGTCACGGTACGGCAGGCGCTGACCTGGGTGGGCTACTGCCAGCCGGGTGATGTTCTCGGGCTGGCCGACGGGGAGGTCGTGCTGATCGGCGATAACCTCGTCACGGCGGCGTGCGAGCTGGTGGACCGGATGCTGACGGCGGGCGGGGAACTGGTCACCGCGTTGGTGGATGACCACGCACCGGACTCCCTGGCGGAGGAGTTCGCCCGGCATCTCCACCGTGCCCATCCGGAGGTCGAGTTCCACTGCCACCGTGCCGGAAATCTCGCCGCGGTGCTTCTGCTGGGAGTGGAATAG
- the rpmB gene encoding 50S ribosomal protein L28 — protein sequence MAAVCDVCNKGPGFGMSVSHSHRRTKRRWNPNIQTVHAKIGLSQRKRMNVCTSCLKAGKVVRG from the coding sequence GTGGCTGCCGTTTGCGACGTCTGCAACAAGGGGCCGGGCTTCGGCATGTCGGTCTCACACTCGCACCGGCGTACCAAGCGCCGGTGGAATCCGAACATCCAGACCGTGCACGCGAAGATCGGTCTTTCGCAGCGTAAGCGCATGAACGTGTGCACTTCCTGCCTGAAGGCAGGCAAGGTCGTGCGGGGCTGA